TCGACAAATTCGTAGACGATTCTATATTTTCCAATCCTCAGCCTCCATAAACCTTTAAGAGGTCCCACTAACGGAACTCCAGCGTGAGGGTTCATGAGGATTTCCCGGAGCGCTTCCACAACTCTGGGTTTAACGAGGCTTGGTAGCCTCCTATGTTTTTTAAGGAAAATTCTTGAGAACCTAGCTTTGTACGGCATCTTATTCTAAAACTTTCTCTAAATCCTTTATGGAACATTCAACATATTCGCCTTTAGCGACTTCCTCTCTACTCTTCCGGATAGTCTTCAACGCTTCTTTATCTGCAAGCGTCTCTAACGTAGCCAAGATCTGCTCCACTTTAAAATATGCGCTCATCATTTCCTCAAAGAGTTCTTTGGGAACCAGAACCCCTCTCTTCGTGAACTTAACTTTTATCTCCACCAATCAACACCTGCAAATTATGTCTCTCTAAAAGATTTAAACCTTCCACAATTCCGAAAAGCATTTTCATAGTTGACTGTCAAGAACCGAATGAACACCATATTTTTTGCTTTCAACCATATACGACTTGTCA
The nucleotide sequence above comes from Candidatus Bathyarchaeota archaeon. Encoded proteins:
- a CDS encoding type II toxin-antitoxin system RelE/ParE family toxin; protein product: MPYKARFSRIFLKKHRRLPSLVKPRVVEALREILMNPHAGVPLVGPLKGLWRLRIGKYRIVYEFVEKEKTVIFHDVDLRKKVYG